In the genome of Pseudomonas sp. B33.4, the window ACGGCGTTGAGTACGCGGTTGGCCTGTTCTTTGGTCAGATCTGCTTTTTCAGCGATTGCAGCGGCGAGTTCTGGTTTACGCATTAGTGAAGCCCCTTTGACGGTTTTTTGTTGTTATGTCCGTGCTGTTCTCGTTGGAACAGCGCCCAAGGCGCCGCAGGCTCTACTCTGCGGCAGACGGGAGTGAGAATGGCACGCGGATACCGGCGGCGCCAGTCTCCCCGCGACCTTTGTAGGGGCAAAAGCGGGGTGATTCCGACAGAACGACCGGTATTTACGCCAGCAGGGCCGGAAGCTGTTTGTTCAGGGCGAGTTTTTCCAGCACCGCGGCGCCGGTCAGCGCGTAGCCGAGCAACTGGCCGTCGGCGCTGTGACACAGGGCCTTTATGTCGGCGCCCTGCCCTTCAACCGTCCAGACGCCTTCGCTGCCCCGTGGCGGCGGCGAAACCACCAATGGGCACACCGGAGTTTTCACGGTGATCGGCATCGGACCGTAGCTCACGGCAGTCAGGTTGCCCGCCAGGGTTTGTGCCAGCGCTCGCGCACAACTCATGAGGGGCATCACGTACAGCAGATTCAGCCCGTCGACTTCAGCGCAGTCGCCCAAGGCGTAAATATTGGCGTGGGAAGTTTTCAGGTGCCGATCAACCACGACACCGCGATTGACTTGTACACCGGCAGCCGCCGCCAGATCGATGCGAGGACGCAGGCCAATGGCCGAAACAACCACGTCGCATGGGATGACCTGGCCGTCGGATAGATGCGCTTCGAGGCCGTCAGCGACTTTCTGCAAGCGGGTCAGTACCGGGCCGAGATGAAATTTCGCACCGAGACTTTCCAGCCCGGCCTGCACGGCTGCCGCAGCCGCCGGGTGCAGCAGCATCGGCATGACCTGTTCACAGGGTGCAACCAGTTGCACTTCGTAGCCGCCGAGGATCAGGTCGTTGGCGAATTCGCAGCCGATCAGGCCGGCGCCGAGCAGCAGCACCCGACGCTTGCCCGCCGCAGCGGCACGGAAACGCGCATAGTCTTCGAGATCGTTGATCGGGAATACCAGCTCCGCGCCATCGCCTTCGATTGGCACGCGTACGGTTTCTGCGCCCCAGGCGAGAATCAGGTCACGGTAATAAACCGCTTCTTCGCCGATCCACAGGCGTTTATGGCCGGCGTCGATGCCGCTGATGCGCGTGTGGGTGCGCACTTCGGCTTTCAACTGCTCGGCCATCGCACCCGGTTCAGCCATGCTCAGACCATCAGCGTCCTTGTTCTTGCCGAAACCAGTGGAGAGCATCGGTTTGGAGTAAGAGCGGCCGTCATCGGCAGTGATCAGCAGCAGCGGGGTTTCGCTGTCGAGCTTGCGAAATTCGCGGGCCAGGTTATAGCCCGCAAGGCCAGTGCCAATGATGACGACAGGTGCGCTCATGCCTTACTCCTTTGTTTTTCTTGCTTAGTTGATTTCGATCATTTCGAAGTCCATCTTGCCGACGCCGCAGTCCGGGCACAGCCAGTCTTCCGGTACGTCCTGCCACAGGGTGCCCGGCGCAATGCCGTCATCCGGCCAGCCGTCGGCTTCGTTGTAAATCAGGCCGCAGACCACACATTGCCACTTTTTCATTCAGGTACTTCCTCAGGGTTCAGGCTTGGTGCCGGCGCGGACGGTCGATGGAGTTGCACTGCCATCCGGCTCAGGGCGTTTTGTACTGATGGTGCCGGGCAGATGCAAGCCTGTTCGGCGCAATGGCGACCCGGGTCACTCAATATCGCAGCTCGCCATGGTAAGCTCGCCGCCTCATTTGCGGCCAATAATGACTCATTGTGCAACATTCAAATGCCTGCCCGACCTCGCTCTGGCTGACCCAAAGCCGACTGACGCCCCTCCCCGATTCGTTGACCCTCGACTGGTTGTTCGACGAAGGCTCCCTCACCCGCCGACTGACCCGGCTGTCCAATGATGGCTTCAGTGTCACGCCGTTGTTCGAAGGCTGGGACACCCTGCGCGCTGACGAATGCGCCGCACTGGATCTGGCCGACGGCAGCGAAGGCTGGGTGCGCGAAGTGTATCTGCGCGGCCACGGCGAGGCCTGGGTGTTTGCCCGCAGCGTGGCATCGCGCGAAGCCTTGCAGGGCGACGGTTTGCACATGGATGAGCTGGGCAGCCGCTCGCTGGGCGAATTGCTGTTTTGTGATCAAGCGTTTCAGCGTCGCGCCCTCGAAGTTTGCCACTACCCTGAACAATGGCTGCCGGAAGCCGCCAAAGCGCCGGAACTGTGGGGCCGCCGTTCGCGTTTTGACCGTGGCGCTTTGAGCGTGCTGGTGGCGGAGATTTTCCTGCCAAGCCTGTGGAGCGCTGCCCGCGCCCATCCGGAGAATTGCTGATGTATCAGAGTCTGCTCAAGTCCCTGAACCGCTTGAACCCGCGCGCCTGGGACTTCATTCAATTGACCCGTATGGACAAGCCGATTGGCATTTACCTGCTGCTGTGGCCGACCCTGTGGGCGCTGTGGATTGCTGGCAAAGGCTCGCCGTCGCTGGCCAACGTGGTGATTTTTGTCCTCGGCGTGATCCTGACCCGCGCCGGTGGCTGCGTGATCAACGACTGGGCCGATCGCAAGGTCGACGGCTACGTCAAACGTACCGCACAGCGGCCATTGGCTGCCGGCAGAATCAGCTCGAAAGAAGCGCTGGTGTTCTTTGCGCTGTTGATGGGCGTGAGTTTCCTGCTGGTGCTGTGCACCAATGCGCCGACGATCTGGCTGTCGCTGGGCGGGCTGGCGCTGGCCTTCACTTATCCGTTCATGAAGCGTTACACCTATTACCCGCAAGTGGTGCTGGGCGCAGCGTTCTCGTGGGGTATGCCGATGGCATTCACTGCCGAGACCGGGGAGTTGCCGGCAGCGGCGTGGCTGCTGTGGATCGCCAACCTGCTGTGGACGGTGGGTTACGACACCTATTACGCGATGACCGATCGCGATGACGATTTGAAGATTGGCGTGAAATCCACGGCGATCCTGTTCGGCGAGGCGGATCGGGTGATCATCCTGAGCTTGCAGGCGTTGTCGCTGGGGTGCCTGTTGCTGGCGGGGTCGAAGTTCGAGTTGGGTGTCTGGTTCCATCTCGGCTTGCTGGTGGCTGCCGGGTGTTATGCGTGGGAGTTCTGGTACACCCGCGATCGTGACCGCATGCGCTGCTTCAAAGCGTTCTTGCACAACCACTGGGCCGGGTTGGCGATTTTCGTCGGGATTGTGCTGGATTACGCGTTGCGCTAAGGATTCAAACCTGTGGGAGCGAGCCTGCTCGCGAAGGCGTCGTGTCAGTCAGCCAATGCGTTAACTGACACAGCGCTTTCGCGAGCAGGCTCGCTCCCACAGGGACGCAGTTGCTGCAGGACTCAGTGTTTCGGCATGTGCCACATGTCCTTGAACCCTTCCCCCTTCATGTCGCCTGGTTTTTCATCCATTTTGAAGGTGTAAAGCGGCTTGCCGTCATATGCCCATTGCATCATGCCGTCATCACGCTTGATGGGGGTGAATTTGCCTTCAGCCTTGGCTCCCGCCGGCGCCATCATCGGCGGCCAGTTCTTCGCGCAATCGCCGTTGCACATCGATTTACCGCCCGTGTCCTTGTCGAAGGTGTACACGGTCATGCCTTTGTGGTCGGTCATCATGCCGTCTTTCATCATGACCGGGTCAGCGGCGAACGCCATCGACGGTAATGCAATGGCAGCGGCAAGCAGCAGTGCTTTGAAAGAAACAGTCATTTGAGTCATGGAAACCTTCTTTTGTGGTTGTCAGGATTCGGACTTAGAGCTTAGTTGAGGATTTGCACAATCGCCGCCGGACTAAAATACTGTCACACGACTGCAATAATTCCGTTATCTAATGCGGCGCAAGACAGTTAAATGACAAGAGGATTAAGGCATGGTTGGCAGGAGCATTCTGATCGTCGACGACGAAGCGCCCATTCGCGAAATGATCGCCGTTGCGTTGGAAATGGCCGGCTATGACTGCCTCGAGGCAGAGAACTCGCAGCAGGCCCACGCCATCATCGTCGACCGCAAGCCGGACCTGATCCTGCTCGACTGGATGCTGCCCGGCACCTCTGGTATCGAACTGGCCCGTCGCCTGAAGCGCGATGAACTGACCGGGGACATCCCGATCATCATGCTCACCGCCAAGGGCGAAGAGGACAACAAGATCCAGGGCCTGGAAGTCGGCGCCGACGACTACATCACCAAACCGTTTTCCCCGCGCGAACTGGTCGCCCGTCTCAAAGCCGTGCTGCGCCGTGCCGGCCCGACCGACGGCGAAGCACCGATCGAAGTCGGCGGCCTGCTGCTCGACCCGATCAGCCACCGCGTGACCATTGACGGCAAACCTGCCGAGATGGGCCCGACCGAATACCGTCTGCTGCAATTCTTCATGACCCACCAGGAACGCGCCTACACCCGTGGCCAGTTGCTGGATCAGGTCTGGGGCGGCAACGTCTATGTTGAAGAGCGCACCGTCGACGTGCACATCCGGCGCCTGCGCAAGGCCCTCGGCGACGCCTACGAAAATCTGGTACAAACCGTGCGCGGCACCGGCTACCGGTTTTCCACCAAAGCATAAAAAAACAGCTGCAAGCTTCTAGCTACAAGCGGCAAGTAACAGCGAGCCGCTCTGACTTGTAGCTTGCAGCTTGAAACTTGAAGCTGCGGCTAAGGACGCCCCCGTGAATCAAAACTGGCATGGCACCCTGATTCGCCACATGCTGTTGCTGGTCACAGCGTGTCTGGTGATCGGCCTGATCACCGGCTATTACGGCTGGAGCCTCGCGGCGGGCCTGGGGATTTATCTGGGCTGGACGCTCAAGCAATTACTGCGGCTGCACGAATGGCTGCGCCAGCACCAACCCGACGAAGCACCGCCCGATGGCTATGGCCTGTGGGGCGAAGTGTTCGACAGCATCTACCACCTGCAACGCCGCGATCAACGGGTGCGCGGGCGCCTGCAAGCGGTGATCGACCGGGTGCAGGAGTCCACCGCCGCGCTGAAAGACGCAGTGATCATGCTCGACAGCGACGGCAACCTGGAATGGTGGAACCGTGCCGCCGAAACCCTGCTCGGTCTCAAGACCCCGCAAGACAGTGGCCAACCGGTGACCAACCTGGTGCGCCATCCGCGCTTCAAGGAATACTTCGAGCAGGACAGCTACGCCGAGCCGCTGGAAATCCCCTCGCCGACCAACGATCGCGTGCGCATTCAGCTGTACCTGACCCGCTACGGCAACAATGAACATTTGATGCTGGTGCGCGACGTCACGCGCATCCATCAGCTGGAACAGATGCGCAAAGACTTCATCGCCAACGTCTCCCACGAGTTGCGCACGCCGCTGACGGTGATCTGCGGCTACCTGGAAACCCTGCTCGACAACGTCGAGGAAGTGAATCCGCGCTGGAGCCGCGCCCTGCAGCAGATGCAACAACAGGGCGGGCGCATGCAGACGCTGCTCAACGATTTGCTGCTGCTGGCGAAACTGGAAGCCACCGATTACCCGTCCGACAACCAGCCGGTGCAGGTCGACTCGCTGCTGCAATCGATCAAGAGCGATGCGCAGCAATTGTCCGGCGCGAAGAACCAGCGCATCACCCTCGAAGCCGACGCCGGCCTGCTGCTCAAAGGCAGCGAAGCGGAATTGCGCAGTGCGTTTTCCAATCTGGTGTTCAACGCCGTGAAATACACCCCGGCCGAGGGCAACATCCGTATTCGCTGGTGGGGCGACGACCAGGGCGCACACCTCAGCGTGCAGGATTCCGGGATCGGCATCGACAGCAAACACCTGCCGCGCCTGACCGAACGCTTCTACCGTGTCGACTCCAGCCGCAACTCCAACACTGGCGGCACCGGGCTTGGTCTGGCCATCGTCAAACACGTACTGCTGCGCCACCGCGCACGCATGGAGATCAGCAGCGTGCCCGGTCACGGCAGCACATTCACCTGCCATTTCGCCCCGGCGCAAGTGGCCCAGGCGCGGGCGATCAGCGCCGCTGAGTAATGTCGCACTAGGCAATCGCCAGGTCAGCCGCTACATTGGCTGACTTGTGCCTGCCTTTCAGGCGCGACTTTTACCTCTCTTGAATCACACGGAACCCGCAAAACTCCATCATGGACCCTTCCCCTGGCTTGTCCCTCGCAACAATATTCGCCGATTTCGGCATGATCCTTTTTGCTCTGATCCTGGTTTTGCTCAACGGCTTTTTCGTTGCGGCGGAATTCGCCATGGTCAAACTGCGCTCGACCCGGGTCGAGGCCATCGCTGATCAGAACGGCTGGCGCGGACACATCCTGC includes:
- a CDS encoding chorismate--pyruvate lyase family protein, with amino-acid sequence MQHSNACPTSLWLTQSRLTPLPDSLTLDWLFDEGSLTRRLTRLSNDGFSVTPLFEGWDTLRADECAALDLADGSEGWVREVYLRGHGEAWVFARSVASREALQGDGLHMDELGSRSLGELLFCDQAFQRRALEVCHYPEQWLPEAAKAPELWGRRSRFDRGALSVLVAEIFLPSLWSAARAHPENC
- the phoB gene encoding phosphate regulon transcriptional regulator PhoB: MVGRSILIVDDEAPIREMIAVALEMAGYDCLEAENSQQAHAIIVDRKPDLILLDWMLPGTSGIELARRLKRDELTGDIPIIMLTAKGEEDNKIQGLEVGADDYITKPFSPRELVARLKAVLRRAGPTDGEAPIEVGGLLLDPISHRVTIDGKPAEMGPTEYRLLQFFMTHQERAYTRGQLLDQVWGGNVYVEERTVDVHIRRLRKALGDAYENLVQTVRGTGYRFSTKA
- a CDS encoding rubredoxin translates to MKKWQCVVCGLIYNEADGWPDDGIAPGTLWQDVPEDWLCPDCGVGKMDFEMIEIN
- a CDS encoding NAD(P)/FAD-dependent oxidoreductase, producing the protein MSAPVVIIGTGLAGYNLAREFRKLDSETPLLLITADDGRSYSKPMLSTGFGKNKDADGLSMAEPGAMAEQLKAEVRTHTRISGIDAGHKRLWIGEEAVYYRDLILAWGAETVRVPIEGDGAELVFPINDLEDYARFRAAAAGKRRVLLLGAGLIGCEFANDLILGGYEVQLVAPCEQVMPMLLHPAAAAAVQAGLESLGAKFHLGPVLTRLQKVADGLEAHLSDGQVIPCDVVVSAIGLRPRIDLAAAAGVQVNRGVVVDRHLKTSHANIYALGDCAEVDGLNLLYVMPLMSCARALAQTLAGNLTAVSYGPMPITVKTPVCPLVVSPPPRGSEGVWTVEGQGADIKALCHSADGQLLGYALTGAAVLEKLALNKQLPALLA
- the ubiA gene encoding 4-hydroxybenzoate octaprenyltransferase encodes the protein MYQSLLKSLNRLNPRAWDFIQLTRMDKPIGIYLLLWPTLWALWIAGKGSPSLANVVIFVLGVILTRAGGCVINDWADRKVDGYVKRTAQRPLAAGRISSKEALVFFALLMGVSFLLVLCTNAPTIWLSLGGLALAFTYPFMKRYTYYPQVVLGAAFSWGMPMAFTAETGELPAAAWLLWIANLLWTVGYDTYYAMTDRDDDLKIGVKSTAILFGEADRVIILSLQALSLGCLLLAGSKFELGVWFHLGLLVAAGCYAWEFWYTRDRDRMRCFKAFLHNHWAGLAIFVGIVLDYALR
- the phoR gene encoding phosphate regulon sensor histidine kinase PhoR, which encodes MLLLVTACLVIGLITGYYGWSLAAGLGIYLGWTLKQLLRLHEWLRQHQPDEAPPDGYGLWGEVFDSIYHLQRRDQRVRGRLQAVIDRVQESTAALKDAVIMLDSDGNLEWWNRAAETLLGLKTPQDSGQPVTNLVRHPRFKEYFEQDSYAEPLEIPSPTNDRVRIQLYLTRYGNNEHLMLVRDVTRIHQLEQMRKDFIANVSHELRTPLTVICGYLETLLDNVEEVNPRWSRALQQMQQQGGRMQTLLNDLLLLAKLEATDYPSDNQPVQVDSLLQSIKSDAQQLSGAKNQRITLEADAGLLLKGSEAELRSAFSNLVFNAVKYTPAEGNIRIRWWGDDQGAHLSVQDSGIGIDSKHLPRLTERFYRVDSSRNSNTGGTGLGLAIVKHVLLRHRARMEISSVPGHGSTFTCHFAPAQVAQARAISAAE